GGGGAGAGAGCAACTTTCTGCGTCCTTCATCATCtttgctttttctgttttagcACCAAGCGTCCTGGGTGATTGCTCTATCAAGAAGCCGTGCAAGTAGGAAGACTGCCGTTATACCCATCATGAATTGCTACACGACTTCGGCCAGCTTCCAGTCCGGAAGGTTAAACCCTCATCAGCTCGATCTGGTCGGCAAAGAGTCAACCTCGGGATCATACGGTTGGAAATTCGATCAGGTGATGGGAGATCCTCCTCGATGGTGAACATCCTCGTAGACGAAGGAAGCGACTCGACGCTCATGACGAGCTCTTTTGCGAGAAAGTTGAGTTTGCAAGGAAAGGCGCAGATATTGGAAGTGGATGGAGTCGGAGGCGAAATAACTCGCCACAAGTCAAAGAGGGTCAAATTTATCTTGATCACGGAGTCCGAAGAGCAGCTCGAGATCGAAGCATCAACTATGAAGAAAGTAGCCAATCAAGCCCCTGTCGtgaattggaagaagaagaagctcaacTGGCCGCATATTTCAGATCTACCAGTCGGAGAAGTCGGCGGTAACATCGACCTGTTGATAGGCCTGGATTATGCCCATCTACTAGTCGTTAGCGAGTCAAGAGGAGGAGAAGTTGGCCAACCAATCGCTTCTCACACCAAGTTCGGATGGATTATTCGAGGCGTCACCGGGCCAGAATCGACCCAGAATCCCGTTCGTAGTTTCCAAGCCGTCAGCACAGTTCTGTTAGAGGATGTCAAGGTGGAGCTACGTAGGTTTTGCGATACGGAGGAGTTTGGAACAGAGTTTCAATCCGGATGCGTCTCACCGGACAACAAACGCGCTCTAGATTTGGTGACGAAGAATACCCGGAAGTTGGATGTCGGATATCAGGTGCCCATCACCTGGCGCGTAGATGAACCTGATTTAATCAACATTCAAGAAATGGCCATGAATCGATGGAGGAGTCTGCTGCGTCGTTTTGATCGAAATCCAGATTTCGAAAGGGACTACAGAGCGGCCATGGCAAAGACGTTTGAACAAGGTTACGCGTCCGTTCTCCAAGATCCATCTGAGGCGAAATATTTTCTCGCTCATCACGGCGTCTATAAAGGACCGAAGCTTCGTGTGGTGTTCGACGCTGCTGCCACCTTTCGCGGAAAATGCCTGAATTACTCCATTATAGCAGGCCC
This sequence is a window from Daphnia magna isolate NIES linkage group LG7, ASM2063170v1.1, whole genome shotgun sequence. Protein-coding genes within it:
- the LOC116928634 gene encoding uncharacterized protein LOC116928634, translating into MVNILVDEGSDSTLMTSSFARKLSLQGKAQILEVDGVGGEITRHKSKRVKFILITESEEQLEIEASTMKKVANQAPVVNWKKKKLNWPHISDLPVGEVGGNIDLLIGLDYAHLLVVSESRGGEVGQPIASHTKFGWIIRGVTGPESTQNPVRSFQAVSTVLLEDVKVELRRFCDTEEFGTEFQSGCVSPDNKRALDLVTKNTRKLDVGYQVPITWRVDEPDLINIQEMAMNRWRSLLRRFDRNPDFERDYRAAMAKTFEQGYASVLQDPSEAKYFLAHHGVYKGPKLRVVFDAAATFRGKCLNYSIIAGPALQPSLAAVITRFRAH